In Xyrauchen texanus isolate HMW12.3.18 chromosome 35, RBS_HiC_50CHRs, whole genome shotgun sequence, one DNA window encodes the following:
- the szrd1 gene encoding SUZ domain-containing protein 1, whose amino-acid sequence MDDEEVAESWEEAADSGEMERRLEEKLRISQKERLSSGSSSRSSMRPAIVIQDDSLPAAPPPQIRILKRPSSNGSLGSSVTQSRPSPQVKSLAQREAEYAEARKRILGSATPDETPQERPNSDRSPRGSSHTLSEDNRTGNHVVRQPAGPDGTQGFHQRR is encoded by the exons GAAATGGAGAGAAGACTAGAGGAAAAGCTTCGAATCAGTCAGAAAGAGAG ACTTTCAAGTGGCAGTTCAAGCCGCTCTTCAATGAGGCCAGCAATTGTAATCCAGGATGACTCACTCCCTGCCGCACCCCCACCGCAGATTCGTATTTTGAAGCGACCCTCCAGTAATGGTTCCTTGGGTTCATCTGTGACACAGTCCCGACCCTCCCCGCAAGTAAAATCCTTAGCACAGCGAGAGGCGGAATATGCAGAAGCCAGGAAGAGAATCCTTGGCAGTGCTACTCCTGATGAAACACCCCAGGAGAGACCCAATTCAGACCG ATCCCCACGTGGAAGCAGCCATACACTTTCAGAGGACAACAGAACAGGAAACCATGTGGTTCGACAACCAGCAGGTCCAGATGGTACACAAGGCTTTCACCAGCGCAGATAG